The Flammeovirga kamogawensis genome includes a region encoding these proteins:
- a CDS encoding sulfatase family protein, with protein MIFFNLKEQTKKLLPLFLGCTLVLSFSCQKIEKTVQVKHSNKKQPNVILFVADDHGKDALGCYGNNVIQTPNLDQLSAQGTTFNNAYCTSASCAASRSVILTGKFGHATGSYGHTHDYHHFSTYENEKSLPLLLEEEGYYTARIGKYHLAPEKVFHFEKTLKADQRNTVQMADKCKPVFESEKPFFLYFCTGDPHRGKSTGPNWYDPNSFGNKREGYKGVETVAYKPEDVIVPSFLPDSKESREELAQYYESVSRIDQGFGRLMDNLKASGKLENTIVIYISDNGVAFPGAKTTLYEPGMNLPCIIRDPFIKEKGNTNDAMISWVDLTPTILDYVGADYKEKAFHGKSFKKAIINQDSTGFNEIFASHIFHEITMYYPMRVVRHNNYKLIYNIAHKLDYPFASDLWVSSTWQQINRSKAKYYGKRTVKDYLERDEFELYDLKKDPDEVVNLANNDNYKEVLENMKERMQTFQEETNDPWKLFWSRDYSLQGTGLDL; from the coding sequence ATGATATTTTTTAATCTTAAAGAACAAACAAAGAAACTACTGCCCTTATTTTTAGGATGTACATTAGTTTTATCGTTTTCTTGTCAGAAAATTGAGAAGACAGTACAGGTAAAACATTCAAATAAGAAACAGCCAAATGTAATTCTTTTTGTAGCAGATGATCATGGAAAAGATGCTCTTGGTTGTTATGGAAATAATGTAATCCAGACGCCAAATTTAGATCAATTATCAGCACAAGGAACAACATTTAACAATGCATATTGTACAAGTGCTAGTTGTGCAGCAAGTAGGTCTGTGATCCTTACAGGAAAATTTGGACATGCTACAGGATCGTACGGACATACGCACGATTATCATCATTTTAGCACTTATGAAAACGAGAAATCCTTACCACTTTTGTTAGAAGAAGAAGGGTATTATACGGCAAGGATTGGTAAGTATCATTTAGCACCAGAAAAGGTGTTTCATTTTGAAAAAACATTAAAAGCCGACCAAAGAAATACCGTGCAAATGGCGGATAAATGTAAGCCAGTTTTTGAAAGTGAAAAACCATTCTTTTTGTACTTCTGTACAGGAGATCCACACAGAGGAAAATCAACAGGGCCTAATTGGTACGATCCTAATAGTTTTGGTAATAAAAGAGAAGGTTATAAAGGTGTCGAAACGGTAGCATATAAACCAGAAGATGTGATTGTGCCATCGTTTTTACCAGACTCTAAAGAATCTAGAGAGGAGCTAGCTCAGTATTATGAGAGTGTTTCTCGTATAGATCAAGGGTTTGGTAGGTTGATGGACAACTTAAAGGCATCTGGTAAATTAGAAAATACCATTGTAATTTATATTTCTGATAATGGTGTAGCATTTCCTGGAGCAAAAACAACATTATACGAACCAGGAATGAATTTACCATGTATCATAAGAGATCCTTTTATTAAAGAAAAAGGAAACACAAACGATGCAATGATTTCTTGGGTAGATTTAACCCCAACTATTCTTGATTATGTAGGGGCAGACTATAAAGAAAAAGCATTTCATGGAAAATCGTTTAAAAAAGCAATCATAAATCAAGATTCCACAGGTTTTAACGAGATTTTTGCCTCTCATATTTTTCATGAGATTACCATGTATTATCCAATGCGTGTGGTTAGGCATAACAATTACAAATTGATTTATAACATTGCACATAAATTAGATTATCCATTTGCATCAGACCTTTGGGTGTCGTCTACTTGGCAACAAATAAATAGATCCAAGGCAAAGTATTATGGTAAAAGAACAGTAAAAGACTACCTAGAACGTGATGAATTTGAATTGTATGATTTAAAAAAAGACCCAGATGAAGTGGTCAATTTGGCCAATAATGATAATTACAAAGAGGTTTTGGAAAATATGAAGGAAAGAATGCAAACTTTTCAAGAAGAAACTAACGATCCTTGGAAATTATTTTGGAGTAGAGATTACAGTTTGCAAGGTACAGGACTAGACTTATAA
- a CDS encoding alpha-1,3-galactosidase-related protein, protein MCDYKKIIVQLLSVFVFSFSVNAEEVIVLKPQKGDRTLALRTALENVKDKEIKLVFEKGTYFFAPDYAFEQDCYITNHENGIKKIAFHLQDFDKVTIEGNGSDFIFHGQILPFQFDNCNNVAVNDVNIDWDIPFSFQGEVIEVNQKEGWRVIKPFNDGFSWNLKGGTIFFPSIDGFNFSILGSSLPFDKTTKAVVHGAIDHTSKPNKVEKLPNGNLKFYEKLKYYPPVGSIVHSKGKKGENRYAPAFHVIRSKDVTFDKVVVHHALGMGFLAEKSENITIKNSGVYLKEGTDRVVSSLADATHFCNVKGHILIENSRFENMLDDGTNVHGTYVVVDEIVNQKTVRVKLAHFQQTGFEFAGKGDEVWFIHAPSPSRAEVKNVEEVATINSTFSEITFKENLPTTLRKGDVLENKTWNPTFTMRGCEIKNHRARNIVLKSPLKTVIENNTLSSMMSSILFRGETYYWFESGGVEDVLIQNNTFTNCATAGKEHAVMWVTPRLGKEFSTEEIYDKGIKFINNTINTFDARIVRADRTSAVLIKGNTITKTSDFTPLFPNSPMFEFKNCEKVEISNNTYKGPTQKGILLDEKSSKKVKVKNNKGFDIVSKSEM, encoded by the coding sequence ATGTGTGACTACAAAAAAATTATAGTACAACTCTTAAGTGTATTTGTCTTCTCATTCTCTGTGAATGCGGAAGAAGTAATTGTCTTAAAACCTCAAAAAGGAGATAGAACATTAGCACTAAGAACGGCATTAGAAAATGTAAAAGACAAAGAAATAAAGCTCGTTTTTGAAAAAGGGACCTATTTCTTTGCACCAGATTATGCTTTTGAACAGGATTGTTATATTACAAACCATGAGAATGGAATAAAAAAAATAGCATTTCACCTACAAGATTTTGATAAAGTGACAATAGAAGGGAATGGTTCTGATTTTATTTTTCATGGACAAATTCTTCCTTTTCAGTTTGATAACTGTAATAATGTTGCTGTAAATGATGTAAATATAGATTGGGATATTCCATTTAGTTTTCAGGGAGAAGTGATAGAGGTAAATCAAAAAGAAGGGTGGAGAGTTATAAAACCTTTTAATGACGGATTTTCTTGGAACTTAAAAGGGGGAACAATTTTTTTTCCTAGTATTGATGGTTTCAATTTTTCAATTTTAGGGAGTTCTTTACCATTTGATAAAACCACCAAAGCAGTAGTGCATGGTGCAATTGATCATACAAGTAAACCGAATAAAGTAGAGAAATTGCCAAACGGAAATCTTAAATTTTATGAGAAATTGAAATATTATCCACCAGTTGGATCAATTGTACACTCAAAAGGTAAGAAAGGAGAAAATAGGTATGCACCAGCTTTTCATGTTATTCGATCAAAAGATGTGACTTTTGATAAAGTTGTTGTTCACCATGCTTTAGGGATGGGTTTTCTTGCCGAAAAATCTGAAAATATCACGATAAAAAATAGTGGTGTTTACCTTAAAGAAGGAACAGATAGAGTAGTTTCTAGTTTAGCAGATGCAACACACTTTTGTAATGTAAAAGGGCACATTTTAATAGAAAATTCCCGTTTTGAAAATATGCTTGATGATGGTACAAATGTTCATGGAACTTACGTTGTTGTAGATGAAATTGTAAATCAGAAAACGGTAAGAGTAAAATTGGCTCATTTCCAACAAACAGGATTTGAATTTGCGGGAAAAGGCGATGAGGTGTGGTTTATTCATGCTCCAAGTCCGTCTAGAGCAGAAGTCAAAAATGTAGAAGAAGTAGCAACTATTAATTCTACTTTTTCAGAAATTACATTTAAAGAAAACTTGCCAACAACACTACGTAAAGGAGATGTTTTAGAGAACAAAACTTGGAACCCTACTTTTACAATGCGAGGATGTGAAATTAAGAATCATAGAGCAAGAAATATTGTGTTAAAATCGCCATTAAAAACAGTTATCGAAAACAATACACTTTCATCAATGATGTCATCGATTTTGTTTAGAGGGGAAACTTATTATTGGTTCGAATCTGGTGGAGTGGAAGATGTTTTAATTCAGAATAATACATTTACAAATTGTGCAACAGCAGGTAAAGAGCATGCAGTAATGTGGGTAACGCCAAGATTAGGGAAAGAATTTTCTACTGAAGAAATATATGATAAAGGGATAAAGTTTATCAACAATACAATTAATACTTTTGATGCTAGAATTGTAAGAGCAGATCGTACTTCAGCTGTATTGATTAAAGGAAATACAATTACAAAAACATCAGATTTTACACCCTTATTTCCAAACAGTCCGATGTTTGAATTTAAGAATTGTGAGAAAGTAGAAATTAGTAATAATACTTATAAAGGACCCACTCAAAAAGGGATTTTATTGGATGAAAAATCATCTAAAAAAGTGAAGGTTAAAAACAACAAAGGCTTTGATATTGTATCAAAATCAGAGATGTAA